A section of the Euwallacea fornicatus isolate EFF26 chromosome 12, ASM4011564v1, whole genome shotgun sequence genome encodes:
- the LOC136342664 gene encoding regulator of microtubule dynamics protein 1-like isoform X1 produces the protein MFERNKTWQVAAGAAVLGFIGAAGMFLVEHLRQEMRTSVAKDVAKLEKDLLKVKLELQQLQNQQSTERSVRQKKPSKAKKANSIISNTTDECFSVSNIDSSDMEFYDFSDDESSQVNSTSSLDLLLKELDKKIDSGNVEDIEESLQKLEDLCLEHPSNPELLYRIGKAHHKLAEGHDDKEVIHKKLNKGIDACRAALNLAPYHAEVHKWLAVLIGSRSNLLSLQERINDGHLFKKHVDIAISINPNDSSLHYMLGRFNFEIAGLKWYERKVATTLFGELHNASYKDALTNFLKAEQLAKFEWKENRLMIAKCKEALGQFKEVLNWLQKAKVGRNTTLDEKVDSDIESMLLKYRDYSR, from the exons atgtttgaaaggAATAAAACCTGGCAAGTTGCAGCgg GGGCTGCAGTCTTGGGGTTTATTGGTGCTGCTGGCATGTTTCTCGTTGAACATCTCCGTCAGGAGATGCGCACCTCCGTGGCCAAAGATGTGGCAAAACTGGAAAAAGACCTGTTGAAGGTCAAATTGGAGCTTCAACAGTTGCAGAATCAACAGAGCACTGAGCG GTCAGTTCGTCAAAAGAAACCCAGCAAGGCAAAGAAAGCCAACTCAATAATATCCAATACCACAGATGAGTGTTTCAGTGTTTCCAATATTGATAGTTCTGATATGGAGTTTTATGACTTCAGTGATGATGAAAGTTCACAAGTCAACAGCACGTCTAGCTTAGATTTG tTGCTAAAAGAACTAGATAAGAAGATAGACTCGGGGAATGTTGAGGATATAGAAGAGAGCCTGCAAAAATTAGAAGACCTTTGTTTAGAACATCCAAGCAATCCTGAACTTTTATATAGAATAGGAAAAGCCCATCATAAACTTGCAGAGGGACATGATGATAAAGAAGTCATTCATAAGAAGCTAAATAAAG GTATTGATGCTTGTAGAGCAGCTCTAAACCTAGCTCCTTATCATGCAGAAGTACACAAATGGTTGGCAGTTCtaatag GAAGTAGAAGCAATCTACTCTCTCTCCAAGAACGGATAAATGATGggcatttgtttaaaaaacatgTAGATATAGCCATTTCTATAAACCCAAATGACTCCTCACTACACTATATGTTGGgaagatttaattttgaaattgcagGCTTGAAATG GTATGAAAGAAAGGTTGCAACTACACTTTTTGGTGAGCTTCATAATGCCTCTTATAAGGATGCATTGACGAACTTTCTGAAAGCTGAGCAATTGGCCAAATTTGAATGGAAGGAAAATCGTTTGATGATTGCCAAGTGTAAGGAAGCTTTAGGCCAATTCAAGGAGGTGCTTAACTGGCTTCAAAAGGCTAAAGTAGGCAGAAATACAACTCTG GATGAGAAAGTGGATTCAGATATCGAGAGTATGCTTCTAAAATATAGGGACTATAGTAGATAG
- the LOC136342664 gene encoding regulator of microtubule dynamics protein 1-like isoform X2, whose amino-acid sequence MPLQHLSAFLGAAVLGFIGAAGMFLVEHLRQEMRTSVAKDVAKLEKDLLKVKLELQQLQNQQSTERSVRQKKPSKAKKANSIISNTTDECFSVSNIDSSDMEFYDFSDDESSQVNSTSSLDLLLKELDKKIDSGNVEDIEESLQKLEDLCLEHPSNPELLYRIGKAHHKLAEGHDDKEVIHKKLNKGIDACRAALNLAPYHAEVHKWLAVLIGSRSNLLSLQERINDGHLFKKHVDIAISINPNDSSLHYMLGRFNFEIAGLKWYERKVATTLFGELHNASYKDALTNFLKAEQLAKFEWKENRLMIAKCKEALGQFKEVLNWLQKAKVGRNTTLDEKVDSDIESMLLKYRDYSR is encoded by the exons ATGCCACTTCAGCACTTAAGCGCGTTTCTAGGGGCTGCAGTCTTGGGGTTTATTGGTGCTGCTGGCATGTTTCTCGTTGAACATCTCCGTCAGGAGATGCGCACCTCCGTGGCCAAAGATGTGGCAAAACTGGAAAAAGACCTGTTGAAGGTCAAATTGGAGCTTCAACAGTTGCAGAATCAACAGAGCACTGAGCG GTCAGTTCGTCAAAAGAAACCCAGCAAGGCAAAGAAAGCCAACTCAATAATATCCAATACCACAGATGAGTGTTTCAGTGTTTCCAATATTGATAGTTCTGATATGGAGTTTTATGACTTCAGTGATGATGAAAGTTCACAAGTCAACAGCACGTCTAGCTTAGATTTG tTGCTAAAAGAACTAGATAAGAAGATAGACTCGGGGAATGTTGAGGATATAGAAGAGAGCCTGCAAAAATTAGAAGACCTTTGTTTAGAACATCCAAGCAATCCTGAACTTTTATATAGAATAGGAAAAGCCCATCATAAACTTGCAGAGGGACATGATGATAAAGAAGTCATTCATAAGAAGCTAAATAAAG GTATTGATGCTTGTAGAGCAGCTCTAAACCTAGCTCCTTATCATGCAGAAGTACACAAATGGTTGGCAGTTCtaatag GAAGTAGAAGCAATCTACTCTCTCTCCAAGAACGGATAAATGATGggcatttgtttaaaaaacatgTAGATATAGCCATTTCTATAAACCCAAATGACTCCTCACTACACTATATGTTGGgaagatttaattttgaaattgcagGCTTGAAATG GTATGAAAGAAAGGTTGCAACTACACTTTTTGGTGAGCTTCATAATGCCTCTTATAAGGATGCATTGACGAACTTTCTGAAAGCTGAGCAATTGGCCAAATTTGAATGGAAGGAAAATCGTTTGATGATTGCCAAGTGTAAGGAAGCTTTAGGCCAATTCAAGGAGGTGCTTAACTGGCTTCAAAAGGCTAAAGTAGGCAGAAATACAACTCTG GATGAGAAAGTGGATTCAGATATCGAGAGTATGCTTCTAAAATATAGGGACTATAGTAGATAG
- the LOC136342383 gene encoding sorting and assembly machinery component 50 homolog B: MGTVHAKVSNDTSTNVGDFAKQTGLKEQAEEPDIKEADLQKVNARVDRITIDGLGRTKDDIVEDCIKELFKAKDFQEVLLKAHKARVNLDELGCFKNIGVYIDTSKGPKATVDGLEVTFDVKEYKRVTGGISTHVGNNEGTVLVGLRAPNILGRGEKVQIEYSYGSKKTSNFNLSFINPFRGRHRPTIRTSIMQAHSEWPSSGYKQLEKGLIVDLGFYSTSIFKHNLQWEGIIRDLNTLSRTSSFEVREQAGPTLKSSIKHILSVDLRDDLIFPSGGSLTQVTSELAGLGGNIGFLKNEIFFQDNFSILEDIVLQFSFMTGYLTPVSKDKKVTVVDRCHVGGPLSIRGFETRGIGPHADGDALGSNAYWATGLHLFTPLPFRPGRGGFGDLFRTHFFVNAGNVGDFSLEKTSKSDFLEIIRNNMRISYGLGVALRFGNMARLEVNYCFPYKFEKGDQTHPGVQFGIGLQFL, from the exons ATGGGCACAGTCCATGCCAAA gtttccaATGATACTTCCACAAATGTGGGCGATTTTGCCAAGCAAACGGGGCTAAAGGAGCAAGCAGAGGAGCCCGACATCAAAGAGGCGGATTTACAAAAAGTAAAT GCTAGAGTGGATAGAATTACCATTGATGGTTTAGGACGCACCAAAGACGATATTGTTGAAGATTGTATCAAGGAGCTTTTCAAAGCTAAAGATTTTCAAGAAGTACTTCTCAAGGCACATAAG GCCCGAGTAAACCTAGATGAATTgggttgttttaaaaatattggtgTATACATTGACACTAGTAAAGGTCCTAAGGCTACAGTCGATGGTTTAGAG gTGACTTTTGATGTAAAAGAATACAAAAGAGTGACTGGGGGGATTAGTACCCATGTGGGCAACAATGAGGGGACAGTTCTTGTGGGGCTACGTGCTCCTAATATATTAGGGAGGGGGGAGAAAGTGCAGATTGAATACAGCTATGGCTCAAAGAAAACtagcaatttcaatttgtcaTTTATAAACCCTTTTAGGGGCAGACACAGACCAAC AATAAGAACATCTATTATGCAAGCTCATTCTGAATGGCCTAGTTCAGGCTATAAACAGTTAGAAAAGGGCCTGATTGTTGATCTGGGGTTCTATTCTACATCAATA TTTAAACACAATCTTCAATGGGAGGGAATCATCAGGGACTTAAACACTCTATCTCGAACAAGTTCATTTGAGGTCAGGGAACAGGCAGGGCCTACTTTAAAATCCTCAATAAAGCATATATTATCTGTGGACCTTAGAGATGACCTAATTTTTCCTTCAGGAGG CTCCTTGACTCAGGTGACCTCAGAACTAGCCGGCTTAGGAGGCAACATtggttttctcaaaaatgagattttcttccaagataatttttccattcttgAAGACATT gtgCTGCAATTCAGCTTTATGACCGGATATCTGACACCTGTGAGCAAAGATAAGAAAGTCACCGTAGTTGACCGGTGCCATGTCGGAGGCCCTCTGTCTATAAGAGGCTTCGAAACCCGTGGTATAGGCCCCCACGCGGACGGAGATGCTTTAGGGTCAAACGCGTATTGGGCGACTGGACTGCACTTATTCACGCCTCTTCCATTCAGACCTGGACGAGGGGGGTTTGGGGACCTGTTTAGAACACATTTCTTCGTCAATGCCGGGAACGTTGGCGACTTTTCTTTAG aaaaaacttCTAAATCAGATTTTCTAGAAATTATACGCAATAACATGAGGATTTCCTATGGACTAGGCGTGGCATTACGTTTTGGAAACATGGCGCGTCTCGAGGTAAACTACTGTTTCCCCTATAAGTTTGAAAAGGGAGACCAAACGCATCCAGGGGTGCAGTTTGGCATAGGCCTGCAGTTTTTATAG